In Streptomyces sp. P9-A4, a single window of DNA contains:
- a CDS encoding non-ribosomal peptide synthetase produces MTTVLPARAAAPSPVTASPVTASPAPAAAALPADLLTRLAAVPGGRTAVVAADRELDFAALRAEAARIAGRLAGLGVGPESVVALCLPRGADLVAALIGTLTAGAAYLPVDPNLPADRRRYLVEDARADLVVTAGPGAEPLTEGVPHLTAAELSAPTAGSDVFRPVPVPADALAYVIYTSGSTGRPKGVEVGRAAAAALLTELEEAGIAVTDGGRVGWNASPSFDASVQQWVRLCRGDALVMIDEETRRDPALLAAFVDAQALTDLDLTPSHADPLLDLLTADGGPRPLTLLVGGEAVPPALWDRIAGLGSAGTIRAVNLYGPTECTVDSTAGWIEGPGRQPHIGTVLPGLRMRLLDERLRPVAEGATGELYLAGPRVARGYRRRPALTADRFVPDVEDPAGGGRMYRTGDLCRMLPDGSLVYLGRADGQVKLRGHRIELPEIEAALTRFAGVAEAAVIVREDPAGTPGLAAYYRPAGGAEVSAEGLRELLAAELPAYMVPSAFVAMDRFPTTQNGKLDRAALPAPTAGTAAPADSAAMDELSGTVERLIGGVWATVLGASQIGPEDNFFKLGGHSLLAIKLVSRVRAELKVALPVKAVYANPRLRDLARYIEELLATTEDA; encoded by the coding sequence ATGACCACCGTTCTGCCCGCGCGCGCCGCCGCGCCCAGCCCCGTGACCGCTTCCCCCGTCACCGCCTCCCCCGCCCCGGCCGCTGCCGCCCTCCCCGCCGATCTGCTCACCCGGCTCGCCGCCGTTCCCGGTGGCCGTACCGCCGTGGTCGCCGCCGACCGCGAGCTGGACTTCGCCGCGCTGCGCGCCGAGGCCGCCCGTATCGCCGGCCGGCTCGCCGGCCTCGGCGTCGGCCCGGAAAGCGTGGTCGCGCTGTGCCTGCCGCGCGGCGCCGACCTCGTCGCCGCGCTGATCGGCACCCTCACCGCCGGGGCCGCCTATCTGCCGGTCGACCCGAACCTGCCCGCCGACCGGCGCCGCTACCTGGTCGAGGACGCCCGCGCCGACCTCGTCGTGACGGCCGGCCCCGGGGCCGAGCCGCTCACCGAGGGCGTGCCGCACCTGACCGCCGCCGAGCTGAGCGCGCCCACGGCCGGTTCCGACGTGTTCCGGCCGGTGCCCGTGCCCGCCGACGCGCTCGCCTACGTCATCTACACCTCCGGCTCGACCGGGCGCCCCAAGGGCGTGGAGGTCGGCAGGGCCGCCGCCGCCGCGCTGCTCACGGAGCTGGAGGAGGCGGGCATCGCCGTCACCGACGGCGGCCGGGTGGGCTGGAACGCGTCCCCGTCCTTCGATGCCTCCGTGCAGCAGTGGGTCCGGCTGTGCCGTGGCGACGCCCTGGTGATGATCGACGAGGAGACCCGGCGGGACCCGGCGCTGCTCGCCGCGTTCGTGGACGCGCAGGCGCTCACGGACCTGGACCTCACGCCCTCGCACGCCGACCCCCTGCTCGACCTGCTCACCGCCGACGGCGGGCCGCGCCCGCTCACCCTCCTCGTGGGCGGCGAGGCGGTTCCCCCCGCGCTGTGGGACCGGATCGCCGGGCTCGGCTCCGCTGGAACGATACGAGCGGTGAACCTCTACGGGCCCACCGAGTGCACGGTCGACTCCACCGCCGGATGGATCGAGGGCCCGGGCCGCCAGCCGCACATCGGGACGGTCCTGCCGGGCCTGCGCATGCGGCTCCTCGACGAACGGCTCCGGCCGGTGGCCGAGGGCGCGACCGGGGAGCTGTACCTCGCCGGGCCCCGGGTGGCCCGCGGCTACCGGCGGCGCCCGGCGCTCACGGCGGACCGGTTCGTCCCGGACGTCGAGGACCCGGCGGGCGGCGGCCGGATGTACCGGACGGGTGACCTGTGCCGGATGCTCCCGGACGGGAGCCTCGTGTACCTGGGGCGCGCCGACGGCCAGGTGAAGCTGCGCGGCCACCGGATCGAACTCCCCGAGATCGAAGCCGCGTTGACGCGCTTCGCCGGGGTGGCGGAGGCCGCCGTGATCGTACGGGAGGACCCGGCCGGAACCCCTGGGCTGGCCGCGTACTACCGCCCGGCCGGCGGCGCGGAGGTGTCGGCGGAGGGGCTGCGCGAGCTGCTCGCCGCCGAACTCCCCGCGTACATGGTGCCGTCGGCGTTCGTGGCGATGGACCGCTTCCCGACGACCCAGAACGGCAAGCTGGACCGGGCCGCGCTGCCCGCTCCGACGGCCGGGACTGCCGCGCCGGCCGACTCCGCCGCCATGGACGAACTGTCCGGCACGGTCGAGCGGTTGATCGGCGGAGTGTGGGCGACGGTGCTGGGCGCCTCGCAGATCGGCCCCGAGGACAACTTCTTCAAGCTGGGGGGACATTCGCTGCTCGCGATCAAGCTGGTGTCGCGGGTACGGGCCGAGCTGAAGGTGGCGCTTCCCGTCAAGGCCGTCTACGCGAACCCGCGCCTGCGCGACCTGGCGCGGTACATCGAGGAACTGCTCGCCACCACCGAGGACGCCTGA
- a CDS encoding condensation domain-containing protein: MIPLSFAQRRLWFLNRLDGPSSTYNAPVVLRLDGVPELPALRSALGDLARRHEVLRTVFPAGPDGEPYQEVVAEPDITLAVRECPAASLEELVACFGRESFDIGTQLPFRAALFLPEGGPGSVLVLLLHHVATDGWSLRPLLRDLTEAYAARLAGAAPEQEELPVRYTDYTLWQHEVLGDPADPDSLAREQLDHWAAALEGLPPVTPLPADRPRPTEPSHRGGTVTAEVGAEAHRGLLGLARETGTSLFMVVRAALAAALSSAGAGEDIAIGTPVAGRPEEDLYDLVGFFVNSLALRTDLSGDPTVAELVARVRDTDLAAYANEELPFDLLVEHLNPDRSLSHHPFFQVMLSMQSADAPALAALGPVMGTVETSDLAAAKFDLTVVCAERHGPAGDPDGLEVGVQYATDLFDEGTARLLLDLYVRALTAFAGRPGARLGELALVGGDERAELAARHERLAVAEAERRAAESRTGAGAGAESGDGAAVSPLGEILCGLFAEVLGLERLGADDNFFRSGGHSLLAGKLMNRVRAVIGREAGIRDLFLAPTPAGLARRMEERGGGAEKRPALRPVPAAERPERLPLSYAQRSLWFVGQLEGRSATYNIPLVRRLERPLVPGAFAAALADVAERHEVLRTVCPTVAGEPYQEILAGVRPVLGLVRAGDAAELAAEVDRAAGHVFDLAKEIPFRATLIDCAEDGGQVLVLLVHHIAGDGWSTDRLLADLSEAYEARLAGRAPGWEPLPVQYADYTLWQRELLGDGDGSEPGRNDGLLATQLAYWKKALDGLPPLIALPTDRPRPAEPTHRGALAPFRLDAETHRALARTALATGTTLFMVVQAALVALLSRHGAGPDVAVGTTVAGRGDEALNRLAGFFVNTLVLRTSADGDPRFTELLGRVREADLTAFGHQDVPFDRLVEHLNPHRSSAHHPLVQVMLQVHTAGGAAADTALSGTPVPFGAHTAKTDLTFALTAGRDRSGEPGELTGVLEYATDLFGPDTATLLTERLVATLTAVAADPEQRVEDLVYGEPAAGADATGGLLLDRRQRRVPVGVPGELYERGAVPLPTGRRGVRGTDGVLRVLGDTTVGGYVVEPGRVEAALAAHPAVSEAVTAVREDRLLAYVVGRPGAVAADGPALRAWAAERLPEYLVPASVVTLPELPLTPDGRTDVAALPEPGHEPAAKAATTGGAPWEERVGALFTELLDGRAVGPDDNFFRVGGHSLLAVQLVNRVRADLGREITLREVFRHPTVAALAARLAQPAAQTPPKTPALRRRTRGGARVPTA, from the coding sequence GTGATCCCCCTGTCCTTCGCCCAGCGCCGTCTGTGGTTCCTGAACCGGCTCGACGGCCCGTCCTCCACGTACAACGCGCCGGTCGTGCTGCGGCTCGACGGGGTCCCGGAGCTTCCGGCGCTCCGGTCGGCGCTCGGGGATCTCGCCCGGCGGCACGAGGTGCTCCGCACGGTGTTCCCGGCCGGCCCGGACGGTGAGCCGTACCAGGAGGTCGTGGCGGAGCCGGACATCACCCTGGCGGTACGGGAGTGCCCGGCGGCGTCCCTGGAGGAGCTGGTGGCCTGCTTCGGCCGGGAGTCCTTCGACATCGGCACCCAACTGCCCTTCCGTGCCGCACTGTTCCTTCCCGAGGGCGGGCCCGGTTCGGTGCTCGTGCTGCTGCTCCATCACGTGGCCACGGACGGGTGGTCGCTCCGGCCGCTGCTGCGGGACCTGACGGAGGCGTACGCGGCCCGGCTCGCCGGGGCGGCGCCCGAGCAGGAGGAGCTGCCGGTCCGGTACACCGACTACACGCTGTGGCAGCACGAGGTCCTCGGGGACCCGGCGGACCCGGACAGTCTGGCCCGCGAGCAGCTGGACCACTGGGCGGCGGCCCTGGAGGGGCTGCCGCCGGTGACGCCGCTCCCGGCGGACCGGCCGCGGCCCACGGAGCCCAGCCACCGGGGCGGGACGGTCACCGCGGAGGTCGGCGCCGAGGCCCACCGGGGGCTGCTGGGACTGGCCAGGGAGACGGGGACGAGCCTGTTCATGGTAGTCAGGGCGGCGCTCGCGGCGGCACTTTCCTCGGCGGGCGCGGGCGAGGACATCGCGATCGGGACGCCGGTCGCGGGGCGGCCCGAGGAGGATCTGTACGACCTGGTGGGGTTCTTCGTGAACTCCCTGGCCCTGCGCACGGACCTGTCGGGTGATCCCACGGTCGCGGAGCTGGTGGCGCGGGTGCGGGACACGGACCTGGCGGCGTACGCGAACGAGGAGCTGCCGTTCGACCTCCTCGTGGAGCACCTCAATCCCGACCGGTCGCTGTCCCATCACCCCTTCTTCCAGGTGATGTTGAGCATGCAGAGCGCCGACGCCCCGGCGCTTGCGGCGCTCGGCCCCGTCATGGGGACGGTGGAGACCTCGGACCTGGCGGCGGCCAAGTTCGACCTGACGGTGGTGTGCGCCGAGCGGCACGGGCCCGCGGGCGACCCCGACGGTCTGGAGGTCGGCGTGCAGTACGCGACGGACCTGTTCGACGAGGGGACCGCGCGTCTCCTCCTCGATCTGTACGTCCGCGCGCTCACGGCCTTCGCCGGCCGTCCGGGCGCCCGGCTGGGTGAACTCGCCCTGGTCGGCGGGGACGAGAGGGCGGAGCTCGCCGCCCGGCACGAGCGGCTGGCCGTCGCCGAGGCGGAGCGGCGCGCCGCCGAGTCGCGTACGGGAGCGGGGGCGGGGGCCGAATCGGGTGACGGTGCGGCCGTCAGCCCGCTCGGGGAGATCCTGTGCGGACTGTTCGCGGAGGTGCTCGGCCTCGAACGGCTCGGCGCGGACGACAACTTCTTCCGGTCGGGCGGGCATTCGCTGCTCGCCGGCAAGCTGATGAACCGGGTGCGCGCGGTCATCGGCAGGGAGGCGGGCATCCGTGACCTGTTCCTGGCGCCGACGCCCGCCGGTCTGGCCCGCCGCATGGAGGAGCGGGGCGGCGGCGCGGAGAAGCGTCCGGCGTTGCGTCCGGTCCCGGCCGCCGAGCGGCCCGAGCGGCTGCCGCTCTCGTACGCCCAGCGGAGCCTGTGGTTCGTGGGGCAGCTGGAGGGACGCAGCGCCACGTACAACATCCCGCTGGTCCGCCGACTGGAACGGCCGCTCGTGCCGGGGGCGTTCGCGGCTGCGCTCGCGGACGTGGCGGAGCGCCACGAGGTGCTGCGCACGGTCTGTCCGACGGTCGCGGGAGAGCCGTACCAGGAGATCCTGGCCGGTGTACGGCCCGTCCTCGGCCTCGTACGGGCCGGGGACGCGGCGGAACTGGCGGCCGAGGTGGACAGGGCGGCCGGGCACGTCTTCGACCTGGCGAAGGAGATCCCCTTCCGGGCCACCCTGATCGACTGCGCGGAGGACGGCGGCCAGGTCCTGGTGCTGCTCGTGCACCACATCGCCGGGGACGGCTGGTCCACCGACCGGCTGCTGGCCGACCTCTCCGAGGCGTACGAGGCGCGGCTCGCGGGCCGCGCCCCGGGCTGGGAGCCGCTGCCGGTCCAGTACGCGGACTACACGCTCTGGCAGCGCGAACTCCTCGGCGACGGCGACGGCTCCGAGCCCGGCAGGAACGACGGACTTCTCGCTACCCAACTGGCGTACTGGAAGAAGGCGTTGGACGGACTTCCGCCGCTGATCGCGCTGCCCACCGACCGGCCGCGCCCCGCCGAGCCCACCCACCGGGGCGCCCTTGCCCCCTTCCGGCTGGACGCGGAGACCCATCGGGCCCTGGCGCGCACGGCGCTCGCCACCGGAACGACCCTGTTCATGGTGGTGCAGGCCGCGCTCGTGGCGCTGCTGAGCCGCCACGGGGCCGGACCCGACGTCGCCGTGGGCACCACGGTCGCCGGGCGGGGCGACGAGGCCCTGAACCGGCTCGCCGGCTTCTTCGTGAACACGCTGGTGCTGCGGACCTCCGCGGACGGCGATCCGCGCTTCACCGAGCTGCTCGGCCGGGTCAGGGAGGCCGACCTGACGGCCTTCGGGCACCAGGACGTGCCCTTCGACCGGCTGGTGGAGCATCTGAACCCGCACCGGTCCTCCGCCCACCACCCGCTGGTGCAGGTGATGCTCCAGGTGCACACGGCCGGCGGCGCGGCGGCGGATACGGCCCTGTCGGGCACGCCGGTCCCGTTCGGGGCGCACACCGCGAAGACGGACCTGACCTTCGCGCTGACAGCGGGCCGCGACCGGTCCGGCGAACCCGGGGAGCTGACCGGCGTACTGGAGTACGCGACGGACCTCTTCGGCCCGGACACGGCCACACTGCTCACGGAAAGGCTGGTCGCGACGCTCACGGCGGTCGCCGCCGACCCCGAGCAGCGGGTGGAGGACCTGGTGTACGGCGAACCGGCGGCCGGCGCCGACGCCACCGGCGGCCTTCTTCTCGACCGGCGGCAGCGGCGGGTGCCGGTCGGAGTGCCGGGCGAGCTGTACGAGCGCGGCGCGGTGCCGCTGCCCACGGGGCGGCGGGGCGTACGCGGCACCGACGGTGTCCTGCGCGTGCTCGGCGACACCACGGTGGGCGGCTACGTCGTCGAGCCCGGACGGGTGGAGGCGGCGCTCGCCGCGCACCCCGCGGTGTCGGAGGCCGTCACCGCCGTGCGCGAGGACCGGCTGCTCGCCTACGTGGTCGGGCGGCCCGGCGCCGTGGCGGCCGACGGTCCCGCGCTGCGGGCCTGGGCGGCCGAGCGGCTGCCGGAGTACCTGGTCCCCGCCTCGGTGGTGACGCTGCCCGAGCTGCCGCTGACCCCGGACGGCCGTACCGATGTGGCCGCCCTCCCTGAACCCGGACACGAGCCGGCCGCGAAGGCCGCCACAACGGGCGGGGCGCCGTGGGAGGAGCGGGTGGGCGCGCTGTTCACGGAGCTGCTCGACGGGCGCGCGGTCGGCCCGGACGACAACTTCTTCCGCGTGGGCGGGCATTCGCTGCTCGCGGTGCAGCTGGTGAACCGGGTGCGGGCGGACCTCGGCCGCGAGATCACCCTGCGCGAGGTGTTCCGGCACCCCACGGTGGCGGCGCTGGCCGCGCGCCTCGCCCAGCCGGCCGCACAGACCCCGCCGAAGACGCCGGCGCTGCGGCGCCGTACGCGGGGCGGGGCGCGGGTGCCCACCGCCTGA